The DNA sequence CCGGGCCGCCACCCCGGACGCGGACGACAGCCGGGCCGGGCTGGCCCGGGCACTGCGGAACGCGGTGGTGCAGGCCGACTCGCGCGGAATGCCCGAGCATGCCGCCCGGATCCTCGACGGCGCGCTGGCCCGGCCCGACGCCGCCGACGATCCGGCCGTCCACGTCGAGGCGCTGGTCTACCGCGCCGAGCTGGCGCTGCTGTTGGACGAGCCGGCGGTTGCGCGTGGGCTGCTGCGGCGGGTCGGCGCGGTGCCGCTGGACGAGGCGCTGCGCGGCCGGCTGGCCGACACCCTCCAGCACGCCACCGACCTGACCGCCGCCCTACCGACCGGCTGAGTCCCGCCACTCCGATCCTGGTACGAGACGGCCCTCCACGGGCGATCCCGTACCAAGATCTCCGGCAGTGTCGCGCCCGGCCGATCGGCCGGCCGCCGTCGGTCCACCGGCCGGGGCCCCGGTCGACCGGTGCCCCCGGGCCCGCCGGTTGGTCCGAATCCCGCGACTCGTCGTCGTCGGGCGCTGTCGGAGCGTCGATACGGTGCGCACCGATTGACCGCTGGCAATCGTTGCGTACGCAAGCAGACTGTGGTGCGTGACGAACCCATCACCGCACGGCCCGGCGTACCCCGCTCCGAAGCAGTCCTGGTGGCGCCGGCTCTCCAGCGGCGCGAAGGTCGCGGTCGCGGCCTCGGGCGTGCTGCTGCTCTGCTGCTGCGGCGGCGTGGCGATCGGCGCCGGCCCCGACTCCCCCTCGGCCCCGGCCGGGAAGAAGGCCGCGCCGGCCACGTCCGCGACGGCCGGTGTCGAGGCGGCGGCGGTCGCCGCGCCGACGACCTCCGTCCCGTCCCCGACCGCGTCGCCGACCGAGGCGAGCCCGAGCCCGAGCCCGAGCGCGCCGCCGTCGCCCCAGGTCCGGACCACGACCGTCACCTCGACCGCGAAGATCGCCTACGCGACCCGGACCGTCAAGGACGCCACCCTGCCGCAGGGCACGAGGAAGGTACGCACGCGCGGCGTCACCGGGGTCCGCACGCTGACCTACCAGGTGACGGTCACCGACGGCGTGCAGACCGCCCGGAAGCTGATCCGGTCGGTGGTCACCCGGCAGCCGGTCACGCAGGTGGTCGCCGTCGGCACCAAGCCGGCGCGCAGGTGCGACCCGAACTACAGCGGGGCCTGCGTGCCGATCGCGAGCGATGTGGACTGTTCCGGCGGCAGCGGCAACGGTCCCGCGTACGTCGACGGCCCGGTCCGGGTCGTCGGCAGCGACATCTACGACCTCGACCGGGACGGCGACGGGGTGGGCTGCGACGACTGACGGCTCCCGCATGCCGGCGCAGGGGCGCGGGGGACGACCTCCGCGCCCCTATGCTGGGCCGGTGATCCTCGCTGACGCCACCGGTTCCTGGGCCGGCACCAACGGTTTCCGGATGCTGCCCGCCGATCCGTTCGCCGAGTCGCCGGCCACGCTGACCGTGGCGACCGCTGCCGGCGGTCACCTGACCACTGTGGCGTACTCGTGGGCGCATCCGGCCGACGGGCCGCAGGACGGCCTGCTCGTGATCGCCGCCGGGGAGCAGCCGGGTTCGCTGGCCGCCTGGTGGGGCGACTCGTGGCACCAGCAGCCCACCGCGATGACGCTCACCGGCGCGACGGGCGCGGCGTCGGCGGTCGAGCTGGCCGCCGAGTACGCCGGCGGGTGGGGGTGGCGGATCACGCTCGACGCCGCCGACCCGGCGACGCTGCGGCTGGTGATGGAGAACGTGGTCCCGGCGGACCAGGCCGGCCCCGACACGCCGGCCGGCCCCTATCCGGTCATGGTCACCGAGCTGCGCCGGGCCTGAGGCCGGGGCCGGCCGGTCAGCCCCGGTCGTCGAGGATCTCGCGCAGCCGGCGGGCGAACGCCTCGGGCTGCCCGGCGTAGCCGCCCTCCCCACCGACGAAGCCGCCGTGGTGGCTCGGGAAGACCGCCGGCCGCCCGCCGAGCAGCTCGGCCGTCGCCACCGACGTGCGGCCGGTGAACGTGTCCGCCGACTCCTCGCCGACCGCGATGACGAGCCGGGTCCGGGTGGCGCGCAGCGCGTCGACGTCGGGCCGGTAGCTGGTGACCGCCACGGACCGGTCGGAGAGCAGCGGATCGTCCCGGGAGCCGTCGTCCTCGACCGGCATCCCGAACGCCGCCGGGTCGGGCAGGGGCCGGGCGAAGTAGTCGTCGGTGAACTCGCCGCGCCACGACGTCATGGCCACGAACGCGGCCATGCCGGCCCCCCAGCCGTTCTTCCGGTACGCCTCCTGGCAGGCCGCGGTGGCCCGCGCGGCGGCGTCCGCGTCGGGCAGCAGCGTGACGAGCGGCGGCTCGTGCGCCACCAGCGTGGCCACCGTGTCCGGGTACGCCGCGACCAGGGCGAGCGCGGTCACCGCGCCGCCGCTGCTGGCGAACATGTCGACCGGGCCCGTGCCGAGCGTGTCGACGACGGCCCGCACGTCGGCGGCCTGGACCTCGGGCACGGAGTCGGTCCGGCCGTCCCGGCGCACGCTGCGGCCGAGCCCGCGCGGGTCGTAGGTGATCACGGTCCGGTCCGGGAAGTACGAGGCCAGCGCCGCGAAGCCGTCGGCGCACATCGGCTGGCCGATCATGAACAGCGGCCGGTGCCCGCCGGCGGTGGTGTTCGGGGCGTGCACGTCGTAGACGAGGTCGACGTCGGGCAGGTGGAGTGTCTGCGTGGTCATGCTCCGGTCGACAGTCGCCGGCCCGGAAAGTCATCGGTCCGCCGGGATTCCCATGCCGGTGCGGTGCGCGGCGGTCGACGCCCACCGGTTTCCTTTTCGACGGTCGAGTCGCCCTGCTCGACGGACGTGACGTCGTGTTCGCCGGCACGCC is a window from the Micromonospora sp. DSM 45708 genome containing:
- a CDS encoding G5 domain-containing protein; protein product: MTNPSPHGPAYPAPKQSWWRRLSSGAKVAVAASGVLLLCCCGGVAIGAGPDSPSAPAGKKAAPATSATAGVEAAAVAAPTTSVPSPTASPTEASPSPSPSAPPSPQVRTTTVTSTAKIAYATRTVKDATLPQGTRKVRTRGVTGVRTLTYQVTVTDGVQTARKLIRSVVTRQPVTQVVAVGTKPARRCDPNYSGACVPIASDVDCSGGSGNGPAYVDGPVRVVGSDIYDLDRDGDGVGCDD
- a CDS encoding alpha/beta fold hydrolase, with protein sequence MTTQTLHLPDVDLVYDVHAPNTTAGGHRPLFMIGQPMCADGFAALASYFPDRTVITYDPRGLGRSVRRDGRTDSVPEVQAADVRAVVDTLGTGPVDMFASSGGAVTALALVAAYPDTVATLVAHEPPLVTLLPDADAAARATAACQEAYRKNGWGAGMAAFVAMTSWRGEFTDDYFARPLPDPAAFGMPVEDDGSRDDPLLSDRSVAVTSYRPDVDALRATRTRLVIAVGEESADTFTGRTSVATAELLGGRPAVFPSHHGGFVGGEGGYAGQPEAFARRLREILDDRG